From the Triticum urartu cultivar G1812 chromosome 4, Tu2.1, whole genome shotgun sequence genome, the window GGTCGCCTTCTTGCAGGAGCTGCGAGAGATCCGAGCAAGCTGCCCCAGACCTTGGATGCTTTATGGTGACTTCAATCTCATCCTTTGCACCGAGGACAAGAGCATGAGCAATCTCAATAGACGCATGATGGCCAAATTCCGCCGACTCGTCAACGACCTCGCACTCAAGGAGGTCTGCCTCAATGGGCGCCAGTACACGTGGTCGAACGAGCAGTCACCGCTGACGTTGGTGCACCTTGGCCACGTGCTGTGCACCTCGAACAAGACGCACATGGTGAATGCCACCTACGGTGCCTTGCGTCTGTCGTGTCGGACCACTGCTCGTTGTTGCTGGATTGCGTCCCCGCGCCTATGATGCATCGCAGATTCCATTTCGAGGACCACTGGTTGCGCATGGACGGGTTCCATGATAAAATGACCACGACTTGGGGTTCCGCTCATGACCCGGACCCATTCCGCCGCTGATGCTGCGCCTACAAGCCACAGCGCGCAGCTTGACGAGTTGGAGTGCCAAAGCAGTAGGCAACGTCAAGGCCAAGCTGGCTATTTCACACGAGCTCATTGCGCACTTTGACAAGGCCCTGGAAGAATGCATCCTCACGCCTCCTGAAGACTGACCGCGCAAACAACTGAAGGTTTCTTACCCTGGCCTCACGTCCCTGGAGCATATGATTGCAAGACAGCACGCCCGCCTCGCCAACCTCAAAGACGGAGACGCCAACACCGCCTTCTTCCACCGACAATGCTCCTTCCGAGGGCGGAAAACCGCGTCTTCAGCCTCTCCATGCACGGCACGGTGCTCACCGAGCACGACGCAATGGCGGGGGCTGCATTCCGGCACTACAATGCCCCGGCATAGCGTAGAGCGCAAACACACGATGGACTTGTCGCGGGCTCATCGAGGGGAGCGATCTCTCAGATCTTGACGTGCCCTTCTGCCCAACGGAGATCTGGGAAGCCATAAAGCGCCTGCCCGCGCGCAAGTCGCCAGGGCCCGAAGGCTTTACTGCTGAATTCTTGCGGGCGTGTTGGAGCACCATCAAGTAGGATTTCGTGGACGTGTTCCAGCAGCTATTCGAGCTACGCAGCCGAGGCTTCTGCAAGTTAAACCACGCCCTCCTAATGCTCATGTCGAAGTGTGTTAACACCGAAGAGCTGCACGATTATTGCCCGATTTGCTTAATCTATATCATGGCCAAGATCTTCACCAAGGCACTATCGTTGCTGCTTTCCCTAAAGCTGGATCTCCTTGTCAGCCGCAATCAAAACGTGTTCATCATCGAAAGAAGCCTCCATGATAACTTCGTGCTCGTCAGGCAATCACTCCAGCTACTGCACCAACTAGGTGCCCCCAGAGTGATGCTCAAGGAGATCCAGAGCCATCGTAATATGAGCGTTGACAAGGAGGGTTCGGGAACCGCTTCCTCAAGTGGGTTGCTATCCTCTTGTCCTCCGCCAGCACTCGCGTCTTGATGAATGGTGTACCAGGCCCCCCTATTTGGCACCAAGAAGGGCTTCAGCACGGCAACTCCTTGTCCCTGCAACTATTCGTCCTTCAGCGCGCCCATGAAACTGACATCCTTGCATAGTTGCATCCCAGAGGCTGATTACAAAGATATCGCTCTACGCCGACGATGTCATGCTCTTCTGCCATGCCACAGAGAGCGACGTGTCCGTGGTCAAAGAGATCCTTGCCTTGTTTGGCAGAGCGTCCGGCCTAAAGGTAAACTACGCTAAGAGCTATGCCACGGTCCTGCATGGGGACCAGACCACCGAGTCCATATCCAGCTTGGGATGCCCAGTCACCAAGCTCCCGATCACCTACCTCGGCATCCCCTTGACGACGCGCAGCCCCTCCGCTGTGCAACTGCAACCCCTCGTCGACAAGGTCGCCGACCGCCTGCCCATTTGGAAGGCATGGCTCATGAACAAAGCCGGCAGACTGGCCCTTGTCAAGTTCATCCTTTGTGCCATCCCGGTCCACCAGTTGCTTGCGTTCGCTCCTCCGAAGAAAACCTTGCAACAGGTCGAGAAACTTCAGAGGGGATTTCTCTGTTCTGGGCACGCTATGGCCAAGGGAGGGCATTGCCATGTCACTGGCGTCAAGTTTGCCACCCACACGAGCTTGCCGGCCTTGGATTCCGCTACACGGCCACTTTCCAAGGCTCAATGCACTGCTACTCATGGAAGCTAATTTGGAAGTCTTGGGCGCCGCCTCGGGTCAAATTCTTTCACTGGCTGGCCAACCTCGACCGCTGCTTGACCGCGGATTGTTTGGCTCGCCACGATCTACAACATCACCCACGCTGCCTACTCTGCGATCTGGCGCCAGAAACGATACGACACTTGCTGCTGCACTGCCCTTTCACATGGCAGGCATGGCATGAGACGTTGCCTGGCTTCGCATATCGATGAAGATCCCCAACCAAGAGCCCACACTCATGGACTGGTGGTGGCACGCCAAGGCCAACATGCCGCAGATGCAGCGCAAGGCCCTGCAATCCATCGCGCTCCTTGTAGCATAGGAACAGTTGCGTCTTCGACAACACAACGCCCTCCCTAGACATGCTATTGGTTAGAATCAAGGAGGAAGCCTGCCTCTGGGCAAAGGCCGAAGCCGCAGGACTTAAGAGTGGTTCTGCCCCCTTCATGGGATGTGCATTAAGAGTCTGTAACCTGATAACCCGATCGTCCGCCCTCAGACGCTTGTAACTAACTTCCTTCCTTTTCAGCGAAAAGAAACGCAAATCTTTTGCATTTTCTTGAAAAAAAATAACTCAAAAATAAAAGAATTTAGATATTATTTCAGGGACAATGTACTTCCTAAATTCATGTTATCGCACTGGTGGTAGTCCTTAGTGCGAAGGCAGCGCTCCTGCTGGTTGCTAGAAAAAAAATGCAAGTTATACATTTTTGTTTCGCTATATGGTCATGTTAGTAACATTACAACGCCATTTTTTTTTATAAAATGTTGCTATCAATGTCCAAGTGCGTCCAATACAAACCACTACGTACAACTTTAATTTTCATTTCCTCTATACTGATCATTTATCCAAACATTGCTACTACAGAACTATGGGCTGTCAAGTACAGAAGCACGTGATAAATTTCTTTAGTTTGAAGGAACAAGTGTCAATTCATGTTCAATTGCATCCAAACCAGAATTTAAATTATCTTGGCGTAAATTTCCATGTTCTGATTTCATTTGCAAGCAATGAATGCACACATCCTAAGAAAATCTATATTTTTTAATGCAGGGAGCTCAGATAATAAAACACAAGTGCCAGTGTTAGAAAATGATTTGCCAAAAGTAGAAGAAAGAATCACAAGGTTCAGTGTTTGCATTTGGACAAAAGAAGTAGGACTTACATAGCACCATAAACCAAGCATTGGAGCACACAATGCGCCGAATTAACTAACTATCAAGGGTAGAGTCCGAAAGTGCACGAATAATTGCATAGATTGAGGCTCTTTATTTGATGTTACTTAGAAGTGTCAATGCTATTTGTGTATGGCCAGATTTCATTTCATTTTATTGAAATCCACAACAAACGGCTACATTTAAAGAGTACTTGAGTATGTCTCTTCTTGTAACCCGAGAACTTACACCGATCAGGTAACAGGGGAAGAAAGAATCATAAAAAATTAACTTGGAACAGATTTATCTAATTTAAGATGTGCAGGAGCTGAATTCCAATGCAACTGTAGCTTCATGTGGCAGAGTCTAAATTTTCTAGGCATGATGTAAAGCTCTTTACCCAAGTTATATCAACCACACCATAAGTATACATCCAATGTCCAACTGATAGCAAATCAACCACACCATTACTAAACATCCAATGTTAACTGATACCAAAATAGCAAACCTGCAAACTCAGTTTGAATGGATAAAAAATGCTAAATGACAACTCTCCATCTCCCACTCAATCAGCAAGTAAACAACTATAGAAGGTGACCAGAACATTACTAGACTATTGATGACTTTCCGAATAGACTGCTGGATTATAGTAGCAAAGCAATAAAGAACTGGGGATTTTtctaaaataaaaccaccgtgtAAAACCAGCAAACTAACCTGGTTAAAGCCAGCAATCAAGGATAATGGCACCCAACCACGGTCATCCATATGTCTCCTCAAGAATATGTCCTTGCACAAATTTTCATCACTGCAAAAAATGAGCAAGCGGGCAAGCGGCTCAATAAAATGACCTCAGTGGTGGCGTAGTGTTTTCTATAAATTAAGACGGAGAAATACCTAAAGTAGTAGTCTATCTGCACCAGTAGGTCCCTTTGAAGTTGTTCCAGTGGAGAAATTAGCATGGCTGGAGGGGTTGGTGGAGGAGGCGCAAAAGGAAGGGCTTGAAGACCATCCGAAGGGGGCACGGCAAAATAGTAAACATGAGGTGCCATCTCTGCTGTTTAAAATAAAGCAAATTAAGGTGACATAACAATTGCACAAAGCCATGTTCTCACAAAGAGCATGAATAACATACCAGGGAATCCCATAGGCGCCCCATAAGGTGGTGTCTGTGGAGCAGCAGTTCCATAAGGTGGTGTCTGTGGAGTGGCAGGGCCGGCAAATGGTGGCGCAGGAGGTCCCGCCGCTAAAACagccagaggaggaggagccctAATGTACGATGGCTGGTGAACTCGATGCTGGTGCCCTGGCCCATGTCCATCTCTACGGCCGCCACCACGCCGTTGCCCATCAAACCCACCATGGTGCTCATGACCATGGCGACTACCACCTCCACCATTACCCCTTCTGCTCCCCCCACCATAACTGCCACCTCGGCCATGAGGATGGGAACCAAAACGGCCATTCTGATGATGAACGCCGGTACCATTGCTCCGGGCATTAGGAGAGTATCCTACAGATTGCTCTGGAATAAGAGCATGCATCTCTGGCCCGTCATCCCCTGCAGGCATCATCAACACACGCCGGACTGGTGGACTACTGGTCACGTCGTCCTTAACAGTGGTAGCATCCGGAGCGCCAGAGATGTCCAAAGACACCGGTAAAATCACTGTCTCCTGAGACCATTCCCACAAGCAATCAAAACACAATCTGGTCAGACCGTACAAAATATAAACACCAAAAATCCTAAATAGATCAAACACTGAGACAGGATCCAACTCCTATAATACTAAGTAAATCGAACACTGAAATAAACTAACAGCTCACAGTGGAAGGAGGAGGAACGTACCAGTGCATCCTGATCAGGGGTAGCATCCGGAGCGTCGGAGATGTCCAAGGACACGGGCAAGATAGCTGCCACCTGAGACCATTCCAACAATAGCAAAAGCAATATCATCAGACGGTACGAAATCTAACCGCAATAAATCATAAATGAATCAAGCACTGATACGAAATCCAACTCCGATAGTAAGTAAATCAGAAACTGAGATGAACTGACAACTCACAGTGGAAGGGGGAGGAGCGGCCTTAGGCGACGCCTTGGGCGGTGTGGGCGGCTGGGGAGAGGCCAGCCCAGGAAGCGCCGGCCAGGAGTCGGCGTCCATGATGGGGCTCCCGGGCGCCACCAGCACCGGCCCGTTCTCCGGGCGCTTCCACGCGGTGGCGGCCGCCCTCTTCGCCGCGACGGGACTACCGTGGGGCGGCGTCCCCGCGCCAGCGAGGGCAGCGTGCGGGTCGGCGGCAACGGAAGCCATCCTCCACACCTCCTCTATCCGATCGGGCGGTGCAGGTTCCACGGGGCGATGAATCAAACGCGGAGGCGGTCGGCGGGGATGACGATGGCGGATGGCGGCGGGATCGGTTCTCAGTGGTACGGCATGGGTCGATCGGGGCCGAGAGTTCCAAATATTGCCGCGCCGGCGGCGATCGGATCGGGGAGGGGGAGCAGcgggaggatgaggaggaggcggtggtgcGGCGCGGCGGCTCGCTGCTCTTCCCTACCCTTCCCTTCCCACGGGCGGAATGGACGCGGAGGGGATCGCCCCCTTGCCGGTGGGGCACAAAAGGGGAGCCGCACGCAGCCAGCCAGGTCCATTCACACCGTCCCGGGCCGTCCGATCCGGATCGATCGACGGCCGTGGTGCCTCGTGGGCCCCGGCGCCGCTCTAAAGTTGCTCGCGCTGGCGTCTGCTT encodes:
- the LOC125552673 gene encoding la-related protein 1B-like isoform X2, with product MASVAADPHAALAGAGTPPHGSPVAAKRAAATAWKRPENGPVLVAPGSPIMDADSWPALPGLASPQPPTPPKASPKAAPPPSTVAAILPVSLDISDAPDATPDQDALETVILPVSLDISGAPDATTVKDDVTSSPPVRRVLMMPAGDDGPEMHALIPEQSVGYSPNARSNGTGVHHQNGRFGSHPHGRGGSYGGGSRRGNGGGGSRHGHEHHGGFDGQRRGGGRRDGHGPGHQHRVHQPSYIRAPPPLAVLAAGPPAPPFAGPATPQTPPYGTAAPQTPPYGAPMGFPEMAPHVYYFAVPPSDGLQALPFAPPPPTPPAMLISPLEQLQRDLLVQIDYYFSDENLCKDIFLRRHMDDRGWVPLSLIAGFNQVQRLLYRIGQVKNLTNSLQFILDTVMQSTVVEVQGDKIRRRARWEIWLLPRPNYSDGNSSGSRSPVTSNIDSLASQLQSVGLEGTYYPREALLTRSATSVSIGYQAPTFRGLHSNGSGPIFGQQTERSLLRSDTF
- the LOC125552673 gene encoding la-related protein 1B-like isoform X3 codes for the protein MASVAADPHAALAGAGTPPHGSPVAAKRAAATAWKRPENGPVLVAPGSPIMDADSWPALPGLASPQPPTPPKASPKAAPPPSTVAAILPVSLDISDAPDATPDQDALETVILPVSLDISGAPDATTVKDDVTSSPPVRRVLMMPAGDDGPEMHALIPEQSVGYSPNARSNGTGVHHQNGRFGSHPHGRGGSYGGGSRRGNGGGGSRHGHEHHGGFDGQRRGGGRRDGHGPGHQHRVHQPSYIRAPPPLAVLAAGPPAPPFAGPATPQTPPYGTAAPQTPPYGAPMGFPALPFAPPPPTPPAMLISPLEQLQRDLLVQIDYYFSDENLCKDIFLRRHMDDRGWVPLSLIAGFNQVQRLLYRIGQVKNLTNSLQFILDTVMQSTVVEVQGDKIRRRARWEIWLLPRPNYSDGNSSGSRSPVTSNIDSLASQLQSVGLEGTYYPREALLTRSATSVSIGYQAPTFRGLHSNGSGPIFGQQTERSLLRSDTF
- the LOC125552673 gene encoding la-related protein 1B-like isoform X1, coding for MASVAADPHAALAGAGTPPHGSPVAAKRAAATAWKRPENGPVLVAPGSPIMDADSWPALPGLASPQPPTPPKASPKAAPPPSTVAAILPVSLDISDAPDATPDQDALETVILPVSLDISGAPDATTVKDDVTSSPPVRRVLMMPAGDDGPEMHALIPEQSVGYSPNARSNGTGVHHQNGRFGSHPHGRGGSYGGGSRRGNGGGGSRHGHEHHGGFDGQRRGGGRRDGHGPGHQHRVHQPSYIRAPPPLAVLAAGPPAPPFAGPATPQTPPYGTAAPQTPPYGAPMGFPAEMAPHVYYFAVPPSDGLQALPFAPPPPTPPAMLISPLEQLQRDLLVQIDYYFSDENLCKDIFLRRHMDDRGWVPLSLIAGFNQVQRLLYRIGQVKNLTNSLQFILDTVMQSTVVEVQGDKIRRRARWEIWLLPRPNYSDGNSSGSRSPVTSNIDSLASQLQSVGLEGTYYPREALLTRSATSVSIGYQAPTFRGLHSNGSGPIFGQQTERSLLRSDTF